ATGCGCAATTTAGACCTTACCAAAAAGAACTTACAAATTGCCGAAGAGAACTATAATGCAGGACAATCAGGAAAAACCGATGTATTGCGTTTACAAAGTCAGCAAGCACAGAATACACAAGCCATGATTGAAGCTATTAATCGATTGAATCAAAGTTTTATCGGAATCAATCAATTAACCAATAATGCAACCGATTATGAAATAGATGTAAAAGAAGCTTCTTTAGATGAAGAATTGTTTCAGCAGTATAACTACGATAAGTTTATTGATATTCTTGATTCTCCCGTACAACGTGATCCTTTTGTAGAATTTTTGATTCAAGAAGCTTTAAAAAACGCTCCAGAATTAAAGCAATTAAACTACAATTTAGATGCAGTAAAACGTCAAACAAAACTATATGGTAAAGGACGTTTCTTGCCTACACTTGCGCTGCAAGGACAATACAATTATCAGTTTTCACGCTCTGGAGTAGGAAGTACATTTCCAACGGGCTTTCCTACGCCTCCAGATGGAAATTATAATGTCGGATTGAACTTAAGCTTGCCTATTTTTAATAAAAACACCAATAATATTAACAAGCAAACGGCCATTATTCAGCAAGAACAAATTGAAATAAACTCAAATAATGTGAAGCTAGCTATTTCAGCCAACGTAAGAAATGGCGTGTTGAGTTTAATCAATCAAATTTCAAATATTGAATTGTCAAAAGTTTCAGAAGTATCTGCAAAAGAAGCGCTTGATTTAACGCAAACATCGTATTCTACAGGAGCTGTAAATATTGTTCAACTATTGGATGCACAAAACAATTATCTGAATGCGCAATTGGCTAAAGCAAATGCAATATACAATTACCTCATAGCAACATTGCAATTAGAGCGTTATTTAGGGTATTACTTTTTATTACATACCGATGATGATAATGCAAAGTTTAACCAACGTTTTTTAGAATTCTTGAATAACAACTAATACAACTAATCTACAATACACCAACACCATGAAAAACATCACTCAATTAATATTATTATGTGTTTTTTCTCTAATTTTCTTTTCATGTGGTAAAGAGAAAAAAGAAGTACAACAAGCATTAAGACCTGTAAAGTATCAACAAATTGGATATTTGGGAGGCGATAAAATCCGTACGTTTAGTGGAACTGCAAAGACCGATAAAATCATCAATTTAAGCTTTAGAAGTTCAGGGATTATTACTGAGTTTAATATGAAACTGGGACAAAAAGTAAACAAAGGACAATTGTTAGCAAAACTGGACAATGTACAATCGAGATTGTCATTTGAACAAGCAAGAACCCAAGTAAACAGTGCACAATCGCAAATGAATACAGCAAAGTTAGGATTGAATCGTGTACGTTCTTTGTATGAAAAAGGGAGTGCTTCTTTAAGTGATTTTGAAAATGCAAAGAACAGTTATAAAACGGCGCAAGAAGCATTCAACTCAGCAAAAAGAGGATTGGATATTCAGGCAGAACAAATAAAATTTGGATTTATCTATGCACCCGATAGTGGAGTCATTGCTTCGGTAAGTGCTGAAATTGATGAAAATGTAAATCCAGGGCAAACCATTGCAACCTTGAATGCTGGAACCGAAATGGAAATTACCTTAGGATTGCCAGAAAGTGTGATTAATGGTGTAAAAGAGAATATGAAAGTAGATGTAACTTTTACCGCATTGGCAAATAAAAAATTTATTGGAAAGGTAACGGAAGTTGCGCCGGCAGTGAGTGCCAATACAGCTACATATCCAGTAAAAATTGCAGTCACAAATCCATCAGATTTAATTAAAAGTGGAATGGCATCGAATGTAACTTTCGATTTTGGAAATCATACCTTAGATGATAAAGTGTTGGTGGCTCCTGCACATGCTGTGGGAGAAGATAGTAATGGGAATTTTGTATTTGTTGTGAATGGAGAAGGAGAGAAAGGAACGGTTAAAAAGCAAAAAGTAACCATAGGCAAGCTTACTTCAGAAGGTTTCGAAATAACTTCAGGATTAAATGCAGGACAGAAGATAGCTACAGCAGGGTTGCAAACTTTGTTAGATGGGCAAGAAGTAAAATTGAATTAATCTAACAAAACCAGTCAATATGAATTTAGCAAAATTCTCAATAGATAAGAATAGAATTACCCTAATGGTACTTGCAACCATTGTTATCATGGGGCTTGTCATGTATTCTGGATTGTCGCGTGATAGTATGCCTCCATATACAGTACGCGTAGCAACGGTAGTTTCTGTATTTCCAGGGGCGAGTCCTGAGCGTGTAGAACAATTGGTAACGGATAAGATAGAAAAAGTAGCACAAGAATTACCTGAGTTAAAAGATGTAAATTCTACGTCTCGTACAGGATTATCGGTAGTTTCAGTAACTTTAAAAGATGAAACCTCTCCTGAAAAATTACAATCTGTTTGGGATCGTTTACGAAGAAAATTAAACGCTATTCAAGGGTTACCGCAAGGAGTGAATCCGAATTTGAATGATGACGGAATTGGAGATGTATATGGTATTGTGGTTGGTTTAACTTCAGATGGGTTTAGCTATGCTGAAATGAAAGATTATGCCGATGATATCAAAGATGATTTGATTCGCTTACCAGATGCTGCAAAAGTAAGTATGGGAGGTTCACAAGACGAACGTGTATTTGTTGAATTTGACAATACGCGTTTAAAAGAATATGGTTTGTCTGCTTCTAAACTGCAACAAATAATTGGTACCACCAATATTTTAAACTCAGGAGGTCAGGTAAATGTAGGGGATGAACGTATTATTTTAGAACCTACTGGAAACTTTAACTCGGTAAGTGATATTAGAGATATGTTGGTGCCTGTGGGAAATGGATCTCAACTGGTAAAATTGGGAGATATTACGACAGTTAAAAAAGGTTATGTAGATCCGTCAAGTCAAGAAGTATTTATCAATGGGAAAAAAGCCATTTCATTACATGTCAACCTAAAGAAAAACTCGAATGTAATTGAGTTAGGAAATCAAGTAAATGGTGTTGTGAATGAATGGCAAAATAGATTACCAGTTGGATTAGAACTAACCCGTGTATCATCTTTAGATACCTATATTGATGATAAAGTAGATAACTTTATTAGCAATCTAATGCAATCTATTGCGATTGTATTAGTGGTAATGTTAGTATTTCTAGGATTCCGAACTGGTTTTGTGATTGCAAGTTTAATTCCGATTGTAACCATCATGACTTTGATGATTATGGGGCTGATGAAAATAGGATTGAATCAAGTAACATTAGCGGCCTTAATTATGGCATTAGGAATGCTGGTAGATAATGCCATTGTGGTAGCAGAAACCATTATGGTAAAGCTCGAACAAGGCGTTGATAAGTATAAGGCTGCAGTAGATGCATTCTCAGAATTATGGATGCCTTTATTAATTTCTACCTTAACTACATCGGCAGCCTTTTTAGCCTTTTATTTATCGCCAACTTCTATGGGAGATATTGTAGGGCCTATTTTCGTAGTAATTTCTATTGCGTTATTATCTTCTTGGTTTATTGCGTTAACCGTAATTACCTTATTCTGTTATTTATTCTTAAAAGTAGCGCCAAAAGAAACTAAAACACCTAGTTTGATTGATCGTGTGATTAATAATTTAAAAGTGGGGTATAAGGATTTAATCATGGTAGCACTTCGTAATAAATACAAAGTGATTGTAGGAATTTTTATTGCCTTTTTTGCTTCCTTATATGGTTTCGGATTTATTCCATTTGTATTCTTCCCAGATAGTGATCGAAATATGATTACGGTAGATATTAATTTACCACAAGGAACAAAAATTGAGCGTACCAAAGAAGTGGTGGCTGCTTTGGAGAAATACATGATTGATAACCTAAAAACCAAAGAGGGTCGTGAGTTAGGAATCGTAGATTGGAGTGCCTATGTTGGAGAAGGACCAGAGTCCTATGATTTAGGATATTCGCCAGATGAAGCCAATTCAAACTATGCCCATATCTTGGTAAATACTTCTTCGTTTAATGAGAATAAGGAAATGATAGCGCAATTAGATAGCTATGCGTTTAACAATTTTCCGAATGCAGATATTCGTGTAAGTACCTTATCTAGTGGTGGAGCAAGTACTCCGATTGAAATAGAAGTTTCAGGGAATAATCCAGATGAATTGGCGAAAATTTCAGAAGCGGTAAAACTAAAACTTTCAAGTATCTCAGGAACCAAGAATATCAAAGATAACTGGGGACCAAAGAGTAAGAAGTTTTTGGTAAAAGTAGATCAAAGTAGAGCGCAAACAGCAGGGGTTTCAAGTTCTGATATTGCTACTTCGTTAACTACGGTATTAGACGGATTTCAAACAGGAGAGTACCGAGAAGATGACAAATCAATTCCAATTGTCATGCGTGCAGATGCATCACAACAACAATCCTTAGCTTCTTTAGAAACCTTGAATGTATTTGCACAATCGAGTGGTAGAAGTGTACCTTTATTGCAAGTAGCAGAGATTATTCCGCAATGGCAATATGGTAAGATTGTACGTAAGAATTTGCGAAGAACCATTAATATTACGAGTAAGCTAACAGCGAATGGAAATGCTACCGCAATTACCAATGAAATTACACCTTGGTTAGATGAGCAAATGAAAACTTGGCCATCAGGATATACTTATGAATTAGGTGGAGAAGCAAAACAATCAGCAGAAAGTATGGGTTCTGTCATTGGATATTTACCAATTTCTGGATTTATCATTGTATTGTTATTAATCATTCAGTTTAACTCGTTCCGTAAAATGTTTATGGTAGTATTAACCATTCCATTAGGAATAATTGGAGTGGTGATTGGCTTATTGACCTTCCAAGAACCTTTCGGATTTATGCCTTTCTTAGGGGTGATTTCTTTAGCAGGAATTGTAATTAACAATGCCATTGTATTGATAGACCGTATGGAAATAGAATTGGCAGCAGGACGTAGTGAACAAGATTCTGTAATCGCAGCCTGTTTACAACGTTTCAGACCTATTTTATTGGCAACCTTTACAACGGTATTAGGATTGATTCCATTATATCTTTCAGGAGGAGAGATGTGGGAAGGAATGGCCGTAAGTATTATGATCGGATTGTTATTTGGTACCATTATTACCTTATTGTTTATCCCATCCTTGTACAGTGCTTTGTTTAAAGTGAGTTATAAAGGCTATGACTTTAACGAGCAATTATTAGAAGAATAAAAAAGTATAGCATTATATAAAAAAATCCACCTCTAGGGTGGATTTTTTGTTTATTGATTTAAAAAGGAATCTATAATTCGTTCTGCTTCTTTGGAGGAAATTTCAGGATTGTCGTTTACCAAAATAACATCAAAATCTTTGGCATATTCCATTTCTTTTTTGGCTTTACCTAATCTCGTTTGAAGCGTAGCTTCGGTTTCTGTTTTTCTATTTCTTAAACGATTCTCTAATTCTTCTATGGAGGGAGCTTTTACGAAAACGGAAAGAGCTTTATCTCCGAAGTACTTTTTTAAATTTAAGCCACCAATAACATCTACATCAAAAACAATTACTTTACCAGCCTTCCAAATACGTTGTACTTCAGATTTTAGAGTGCCGTAAAAATTGTCTTCATATACTTCTTCCCATTCAATAAATTCATTAGCAGCTATTTTTGATGTAAACTCTTCTACCGACAAGAAATAATAATCTTTGTCATTAGATTCAATGTTTCTTTTGGCTCTGCTACAGACAGAAATTGAAAAAGATAATTGATTGTTTACAGAAAGTAAGTGTTTGACAATAGTTGTTTTTCCTGCCCCCGAAGGTGCTGAAAAAATAACAACCTTCTCATTTTGTTTCATGCTATTTTTTATTTGGTTCTGCAAAAATACAATGAAAATTTTTTGGAATTGAAAAGCCTGAAACAAGTTCGGTTATTTCAGGCTCTTAAATGTTTTAGAAATTATAACTGGAAATTTCGATTAAGTTTTGATCTGGGTCTCTTGCATAAATAGAGCGTATGTCTCCTAAAGCTCCAGTTCTTTTAATGATGTCTGGATACATTTTTAAGTTGTTGAATTCTAGAATTTCTTTGACATCATTTAGAGGTATTGAAGTTATTAGACATAAGTCTGCGGTACCTGGCAGTGCAATAGTGGCTTTGGGTTCAATTTCTTCTCCTTTAATATGTAAATTGATTTTTTGATCTCCAAATTTTAATGCTTTTCTATTGTCTCCAAAAGAAATCAAATCCATATCTAATACTTCAGTATAAAAAACAATTGTTTTTTCTAAGTCATTTACAGTTAAGACTAAATGATCTAACCTTTGAATAGGTATCTTTTTATCTTTCATAATACATAACAATAGAAGACTTTGCTAAAGTATTTGCATTCAGATAATAACCTACTATTGCTGGATTTGTGTTTTTGTCTAAACCAAGTTTGTCTGTTTTTAAAGCGTAAACAGTGATTACGTATTGATGTGGTCCGTGACCTTCGGGTGGACAGGGTCCTCCGTAACCAGATTTACCAAAATTTGTAATGCTCTGTATGGCTTTTTTGGGTAATAGATTTGTTGAAATATTTCCTGCACCTGATTTAATTTTATTAATATTTGCGGGAATATCAAAAACTACCCAATGCCACCAACCACTACCAGTAGGAGCGTCTTTATCGTACATGGTAATTCCAAAACTCTTAGTTCCTTTTGGAGCATTGACCCAACTAAGAGCTGGTGATGTATTGTCGCCTGAGCAACCAAATCCATTGAATTCTTCTTTTTTGGTTGCTTGGCCTCCAATATCTGAACTGGACAATGTGAATGTTTGTGACCAAATAATACTTGGTAATGTAAATGCTAATAAGATAAGTACTCGTTTCATTTGCTTAGATTTTTAATTATTCTCTTTTGCAAATTTCAGAATGAAATGAATGTTTCTGTTAGCTGGTTTAGTTCAAAAAGTATACTAAAAAGTTCATTTTGAATGTTGTTGAAATTGTTTAGGAGTTATTCCGTATTCTTTTTTAAAGGCACTTATGTATCTTGATAAACTACCAAAGCCATATTTTAAGTAAATGTCAGAAGCTCTTAAATATTTGTCTTTTAAATCGTTCTTAGATAGTTCTAATCGTCTTTTTTTTATCCATTTAGAAGGAGTAGATTGATATTCTTGATAAAAGGCTCTTTTAAATGTAGACAAGCTCATATTACATAAAAAGGCTAACTCATCAACAGATAAACCTTTGGTTATATGTTTTTCAATTACCTGACGTAAACTAGAAGAATATCTGTCGGCTTTTAGAAAAGAGAAAAACTCATTTCCATAGGTTTCATAGCAGTAGATTAGTAGTTCTTCAATTTTAGCTTGCTGCATTCTATCTGAAGGAAGAATATTAAGAGATTTTATATAGAGTTTTATATAATTATCAAATGGTAAAACTCTGTATAGTTTAGTTTCATTATTTTCTTCATAGTTTATATTTATATTATACTTGTTTATGAACTCAAGTAAAAAATCGTTTGAAAAAGTAATAAGCTTGCTTCTATAATTGGAGCTTGTAGAAAGTGTTTCAGTCATTAAACAATTACCTCTTTTTACAATTAAAAAGTTTGAAGCTAAGATTTCTTCACTTTCATTTGAAGAATATATTTCTTTAACACCTTCCATTAAAAAACTGATGGTATAAAAATCAAACGATACTCTTTGTCTTGAAGAGATAATGTGATGTTCATAATCGATTATATAAGCATCTTTTTTAACTTCCTCACTTATTAGTTGTTCAGGTATGTTGATTATGCTCATTATAATTTTTATTGTAAATATACGAAGTCCTAGTTTCCGAAAACTTTTTTGTTGGTTTGTTTTAACTTATTACCAGAGCACAAATTTGAGATAGATAAAACGTTATTGTTAAACGTACTGTTTTGCTATGAAGGTATGAAACATTAAAAAACCCTTTAAAACTCAGTTTTAAAGGGTTTTTTCGTGACCTCGGCAGGAATTTTCATAGAACATCCTGACTGAACTCTCTTCTGTAAATAAGAAACCACACAGCTGTCGCTATTTGTTCTTTGTTTTATTCCAAAAGTTTCAAATTGAATTTGGTTTTTTCCATAAAAAAAAGAACCACACCATATGGTGTGGTTTCTTGCTTAATGTGACCTCGGCAGGATTCAAACCTGCAACCTCTTGAGCCGTAATCAAGTGCACTATTCAGTTATGCTACGAGGCCTAATGCGTTTGCGGGTGCAAATATACAGCTATTTTTTAATTGCAAAAATTATTTTTCAATTTCTTTTCTGAAATTTTCAATTACATTTTTAGCGCCCTCAAAATCAGAGTCAAAAATATGTAACTCGGCAGAATCTCCAAAGGTTCCAAATCCTGCAAGTCTTCCAGATTCTTTATCATCCTTAATAATAGAAGGAATACTAATTTGGTCTAATAAATAAGCCAACCTGTTTACTAAAATCGAGGTTCCTGTAAATATTTTAATATGTTCTTTCATAACGTTTAGGTTTTAAAGGTTAATCTAATGCATTTATGGTAACAAAAGCACGCCATCCAATAATGGCTAATTGAAATTTAGATGCTTTTGCAATGTCCAACTGTCTTTTGGTAAAAGACGGTAAAAGAACTTTGTTTAGTTTGGCTAAAAACTTAAATAATTGTTTTTTCATTAAGTAGTTGATTTACTATCAAAAATAATGAAAAAATCTTTAAAACTAGAGTGGTAGCTTCACTCTAGTTGTAGTTTTTCTTTTTCTTTCTTGTTGTTGGTTAGTCGGTGTTAACTTCCCGTGATAACAAATTTCCCTTCGTATGTGTTTTCTTTTTTAGCTTTTCATAGAAAGCGTACGCTGTTGTTGTGTTTTTTTGGTTTCTTTTTCTTTCTTGTTGTTGGTCAGTTGGTGTCAACTTCCTTTAATAACAAACTTCCCCTTTGTGTTGTTTTCTTTTTCTAGCAATTCATTAAAAGCGTACGCTGTGTCTCTTTTTCTTTTTTATTTCTTTTTCTCCATCATTTTCTTGGCTAATTCAGCACCAATTAACGATTGTAATAAGTTGCCATTGTTTCCATTTTTACTTCCTTCAATGTAGGTAGAAGGTAGTTTTAAATCTTTAATTTGTTGCGCAACTCCTACTGCAGTTTTATACTCCCATTCAGCACGTTCTTGAGGGGTTAATCCTGCACTTACTAATTTTGCATTTTCATAGTATTGAGCATCCGCAGCAACTTTTTTACTTTTCGCTTTAAATTGCTCTACTTCATATTGTTTTTTCTCTTTGATTAAGTTAAACTCAGCAACTTTCGCTTCTGTTTCAGCAGCAATGGTTTGTTGAATTTGTGCTTTTTCTAAACGGGCTCTTTCTTTTGCTTTTTCAGCTTCTCCTTTTGCTTTTTCTTTTTGAGCACGATAAAATTCACGCTCTGCTTGTTGTTTTTCTAATTGTGTTTGTGCAACTTCTTCTTTTTGCAATTGTAAGCGGTTGTCAAAAGTCTCTTCCCAATCAATCTCAT
The sequence above is a segment of the Tenacibaculum sp. 190130A14a genome. Coding sequences within it:
- a CDS encoding YbhB/YbcL family Raf kinase inhibitor-like protein; this encodes MKRVLILLAFTLPSIIWSQTFTLSSSDIGGQATKKEEFNGFGCSGDNTSPALSWVNAPKGTKSFGITMYDKDAPTGSGWWHWVVFDIPANINKIKSGAGNISTNLLPKKAIQSITNFGKSGYGGPCPPEGHGPHQYVITVYALKTDKLGLDKNTNPAIVGYYLNANTLAKSSIVMYYER
- a CDS encoding efflux RND transporter permease subunit produces the protein MNLAKFSIDKNRITLMVLATIVIMGLVMYSGLSRDSMPPYTVRVATVVSVFPGASPERVEQLVTDKIEKVAQELPELKDVNSTSRTGLSVVSVTLKDETSPEKLQSVWDRLRRKLNAIQGLPQGVNPNLNDDGIGDVYGIVVGLTSDGFSYAEMKDYADDIKDDLIRLPDAAKVSMGGSQDERVFVEFDNTRLKEYGLSASKLQQIIGTTNILNSGGQVNVGDERIILEPTGNFNSVSDIRDMLVPVGNGSQLVKLGDITTVKKGYVDPSSQEVFINGKKAISLHVNLKKNSNVIELGNQVNGVVNEWQNRLPVGLELTRVSSLDTYIDDKVDNFISNLMQSIAIVLVVMLVFLGFRTGFVIASLIPIVTIMTLMIMGLMKIGLNQVTLAALIMALGMLVDNAIVVAETIMVKLEQGVDKYKAAVDAFSELWMPLLISTLTTSAAFLAFYLSPTSMGDIVGPIFVVISIALLSSWFIALTVITLFCYLFLKVAPKETKTPSLIDRVINNLKVGYKDLIMVALRNKYKVIVGIFIAFFASLYGFGFIPFVFFPDSDRNMITVDINLPQGTKIERTKEVVAALEKYMIDNLKTKEGRELGIVDWSAYVGEGPESYDLGYSPDEANSNYAHILVNTSSFNENKEMIAQLDSYAFNNFPNADIRVSTLSSGGASTPIEIEVSGNNPDELAKISEAVKLKLSSISGTKNIKDNWGPKSKKFLVKVDQSRAQTAGVSSSDIATSLTTVLDGFQTGEYREDDKSIPIVMRADASQQQSLASLETLNVFAQSSGRSVPLLQVAEIIPQWQYGKIVRKNLRRTINITSKLTANGNATAITNEITPWLDEQMKTWPSGYTYELGGEAKQSAESMGSVIGYLPISGFIIVLLLIIQFNSFRKMFMVVLTIPLGIIGVVIGLLTFQEPFGFMPFLGVISLAGIVINNAIVLIDRMEIELAAGRSEQDSVIAACLQRFRPILLATFTTVLGLIPLYLSGGEMWEGMAVSIMIGLLFGTIITLLFIPSLYSALFKVSYKGYDFNEQLLEE
- a CDS encoding VOC family protein, which codes for MKDKKIPIQRLDHLVLTVNDLEKTIVFYTEVLDMDLISFGDNRKALKFGDQKINLHIKGEEIEPKATIALPGTADLCLITSIPLNDVKEILEFNNLKMYPDIIKRTGALGDIRSIYARDPDQNLIEISSYNF
- a CDS encoding AraC family transcriptional regulator, coding for MSIINIPEQLISEEVKKDAYIIDYEHHIISSRQRVSFDFYTISFLMEGVKEIYSSNESEEILASNFLIVKRGNCLMTETLSTSSNYRSKLITFSNDFLLEFINKYNININYEENNETKLYRVLPFDNYIKLYIKSLNILPSDRMQQAKIEELLIYCYETYGNEFFSFLKADRYSSSLRQVIEKHITKGLSVDELAFLCNMSLSTFKRAFYQEYQSTPSKWIKKRRLELSKNDLKDKYLRASDIYLKYGFGSLSRYISAFKKEYGITPKQFQQHSK
- a CDS encoding putative signal transducing protein, with the translated sequence MKEHIKIFTGTSILVNRLAYLLDQISIPSIIKDDKESGRLAGFGTFGDSAELHIFDSDFEGAKNVIENFRKEIEK
- the gmk gene encoding guanylate kinase, coding for MKQNEKVVIFSAPSGAGKTTIVKHLLSVNNQLSFSISVCSRAKRNIESNDKDYYFLSVEEFTSKIAANEFIEWEEVYEDNFYGTLKSEVQRIWKAGKVIVFDVDVIGGLNLKKYFGDKALSVFVKAPSIEELENRLRNRKTETEATLQTRLGKAKKEMEYAKDFDVILVNDNPEISSKEAERIIDSFLNQ
- a CDS encoding SsrA-binding protein, whose amino-acid sequence is MKKQLFKFLAKLNKVLLPSFTKRQLDIAKASKFQLAIIGWRAFVTINALD
- a CDS encoding efflux RND transporter periplasmic adaptor subunit; its protein translation is MKNITQLILLCVFSLIFFSCGKEKKEVQQALRPVKYQQIGYLGGDKIRTFSGTAKTDKIINLSFRSSGIITEFNMKLGQKVNKGQLLAKLDNVQSRLSFEQARTQVNSAQSQMNTAKLGLNRVRSLYEKGSASLSDFENAKNSYKTAQEAFNSAKRGLDIQAEQIKFGFIYAPDSGVIASVSAEIDENVNPGQTIATLNAGTEMEITLGLPESVINGVKENMKVDVTFTALANKKFIGKVTEVAPAVSANTATYPVKIAVTNPSDLIKSGMASNVTFDFGNHTLDDKVLVAPAHAVGEDSNGNFVFVVNGEGEKGTVKKQKVTIGKLTSEGFEITSGLNAGQKIATAGLQTLLDGQEVKLN